In Deinococcus maricopensis DSM 21211, one genomic interval encodes:
- a CDS encoding sugar phosphate isomerase/epimerase family protein, giving the protein MKLGVFTPVYGALPRTAMLDRVAALGLDGLELAAGGYPGTAHADPAALLADPAQLEAFRRELAARNLQVLAVSVHGNPLHPDEDRARRDHDDYRRALELAARLNVETVVTFSGCPGGSPADRTPNWITATWPPEFLDALDWQWQERVLPYWSAESAHLRTLGLRVALELHPGFVAYNPATLLKLRAGTGDNVGVNFDPSHLYWQGIDPLVAIRELRGAIHHFHAKDTQLHRQNIERNGVLDLTPYDRISERSWTFRSVGSGHDELHWSRIMAELRLAGYDGAISIEHEDALMSVDEGLHRAVDTLQRVILREAPAQAWWLD; this is encoded by the coding sequence ATGAAACTCGGTGTGTTCACGCCCGTGTACGGCGCGCTGCCCCGCACGGCCATGCTCGACCGCGTCGCCGCGCTCGGCCTGGACGGCCTTGAGCTCGCTGCGGGCGGCTACCCCGGCACCGCCCACGCGGACCCCGCCGCGCTGCTCGCCGACCCCGCGCAACTCGAGGCGTTCCGCCGTGAACTCGCAGCGCGCAACCTGCAGGTCCTCGCGGTCAGCGTGCACGGCAACCCCCTCCACCCGGACGAGGACCGCGCCCGCCGGGACCACGACGACTACCGACGCGCCCTGGAGCTCGCGGCGCGCCTGAACGTCGAAACGGTCGTGACGTTCTCCGGCTGCCCCGGCGGCTCGCCCGCCGACCGCACGCCGAACTGGATCACCGCGACGTGGCCTCCGGAATTCCTCGATGCGCTCGACTGGCAGTGGCAGGAACGCGTCCTCCCGTACTGGAGTGCGGAATCCGCGCACCTGCGCACCCTGGGCCTGCGCGTCGCCTTGGAACTCCACCCGGGGTTCGTGGCGTACAACCCCGCCACGCTCCTGAAACTCCGCGCCGGCACCGGCGACAACGTCGGCGTGAACTTCGACCCCAGCCACCTGTACTGGCAGGGCATCGACCCGCTCGTCGCCATCCGCGAACTGCGCGGCGCCATCCACCACTTCCACGCGAAAGACACGCAACTGCACCGCCAGAACATCGAGCGTAACGGCGTGCTGGACCTCACGCCGTACGACCGGATCAGCGAGCGGTCCTGGACGTTCCGCAGCGTCGGCAGCGGCCATGACGAACTGCACTGGTCCCGCATCATGGCGGAACTGCGCCTCGCCGGGTACGACGGCGCCATCAGCATCGAACACGAGGACGCGCTCATGTCCGTCGACGAGGGCCTGCACCGCGCCGTCGACACCCTGCAGCGCGTGATCCTGCGCGAAGCGCCCGCCCAGGCGTGGTGGCTGGACTAA
- a CDS encoding Gfo/Idh/MocA family protein, with translation MTAAPLRIGVVGVGNISPIYLSAPRTFPALTITAVSDLDLERARARADEFGVPRALPLGDLLRDDDVDVILNLTIPAAHAEVALAAVEAGKHVYNEKPLSIDLEAGRTLLARAHERGVRVGCAPDTFLGGGLQTARKALDDGLIGEPVAATAFMLGHGPESWHPNPDFFYQPGAGPMFDMGPYYLTALVNMLGPVRRVSSSARASFAERIAGAGDAPGRRIPVRTPTHIASVLDFEAGPIATLVTSFDVWAADVPRLEIYGTEGTLSLPDPNTFGGPVRVRRAGSDAWTDLPLTHPYAENSRGIGLADLAAALRTGRAHRASGELALHVLEVMHATLRASDLGRHIDIHARPPRPDALPQGHDEEVLA, from the coding sequence ATGACAGCAGCACCCCTGCGGATCGGCGTTGTCGGCGTCGGCAACATCAGCCCCATCTACCTCAGCGCCCCCCGGACCTTCCCGGCCCTCACCATCACCGCCGTGAGCGACCTCGACCTGGAGCGCGCGCGTGCCCGCGCCGACGAGTTTGGCGTGCCCCGCGCCCTCCCCCTCGGGGACCTCCTCCGCGACGACGATGTCGACGTCATCCTGAACCTCACCATTCCCGCGGCGCATGCCGAAGTGGCGCTCGCCGCCGTCGAGGCCGGGAAGCACGTGTATAACGAAAAGCCCCTCTCCATCGACCTCGAAGCGGGGCGAACGCTGCTCGCCCGCGCGCACGAACGCGGCGTGCGCGTCGGCTGCGCGCCCGACACGTTCCTCGGCGGCGGCCTCCAGACCGCCCGGAAAGCCCTCGACGACGGCCTGATCGGCGAGCCGGTCGCCGCGACGGCCTTCATGCTCGGCCACGGCCCGGAAAGCTGGCACCCCAACCCCGACTTCTTCTACCAGCCCGGCGCCGGCCCGATGTTCGACATGGGCCCGTACTACCTCACCGCGCTCGTGAACATGCTCGGCCCCGTCCGCCGCGTCAGCAGTTCCGCACGCGCGTCGTTCGCGGAACGCATCGCCGGGGCGGGCGACGCTCCCGGGCGGCGCATCCCCGTGCGCACCCCCACGCACATTGCCAGCGTCCTCGACTTCGAGGCGGGCCCCATCGCCACGCTCGTCACTAGCTTCGACGTGTGGGCCGCCGACGTGCCCCGCCTCGAAATCTACGGCACCGAAGGGACCCTCAGCCTGCCCGACCCGAACACCTTCGGCGGGCCTGTCCGCGTCCGCCGCGCCGGGTCGGACGCATGGACGGACCTGCCCCTCACGCACCCGTACGCCGAGAACAGCCGCGGCATCGGCCTCGCGGACCTGGCCGCCGCGCTCCGCACCGGCCGCGCGCACCGCGCGAGCGGCGAACTCGCCCTGCACGTCCTGGAAGTCATGCACGCCACGCTGCGCGCCTCCGACC